One window of the Archaeoglobus sulfaticallidus PM70-1 genome contains the following:
- a CDS encoding Nif3-like dinuclear metal center hexameric protein, whose translation MYYLYEITDFLDEYLQINKFRDLSSNGLQIEGKGSVETVGFTVDACMESFLKAKELGVDLLIVHHGLIWGGLKFLKGIARKRIKFLLENEISLYTAHLPLDAHDEVGNNIQIMKLLSGSSEGFFAEHEGIKIGVFGEIEKMEVSELKKRVDSVLNTTSRVLNFGRNEIEKISIISGSGSFAIEEASQISDCLITGEYRHEAYHVAKELEFNVIFAGHYETETVGLKALMEKLNERFDVRTIFIDVPTNF comes from the coding sequence ATGTACTATCTGTATGAAATAACGGATTTTCTCGATGAGTACTTACAAATCAACAAATTTAGAGATCTAAGTTCCAACGGCCTCCAGATAGAGGGAAAAGGCAGTGTGGAGACCGTTGGTTTTACTGTGGATGCCTGCATGGAGAGCTTTTTAAAGGCCAAGGAGCTTGGAGTGGACTTGCTCATAGTCCATCATGGTCTTATATGGGGAGGACTTAAGTTTCTGAAAGGAATCGCAAGAAAGAGGATAAAGTTCCTCCTGGAGAACGAGATCTCACTCTATACTGCCCATCTACCGCTGGATGCTCATGATGAGGTCGGAAACAACATACAGATCATGAAGCTCCTGAGTGGCTCATCTGAAGGATTTTTTGCGGAACACGAAGGAATAAAAATTGGAGTTTTTGGAGAAATTGAGAAAATGGAAGTGAGTGAGCTTAAAAAGAGAGTCGATTCCGTGCTGAATACAACATCTAGGGTGCTAAACTTCGGCAGAAATGAGATAGAAAAAATTTCGATCATCTCTGGAAGCGGGAGCTTCGCAATTGAGGAGGCATCTCAGATTTCCGACTGTCTGATTACCGGAGAATACAGGCACGAAGCATATCATGTTGCCAAGGAGCTTGAGTTCAATGTGATTTTTGCCGGACATTACGAAACAGAAACTGTTGGGCTTAAAGCCCTCATGGAAAAGCTGAATGAGAGGTTTGATGTTCGCACCATCTTCATAGATGTTCCCACAAACTTTTAA
- a CDS encoding cysteine hydrolase family protein, which produces MKAVIVVDMQKDFCYPDGALYAGDHIKEIFEPLASFLEKARGSMSIIFTQDWHRKDDKEFRIWPAHCIMNTAGAEIIDELNPSDEDYFVKKRRYSAFFGTDLDLILRELGCNEIILAGVLTNICVLHTAGDAVSRGYDVKLLKDCTVALTDYDYEYAIKHMRDVLNVKIIDSTTLSL; this is translated from the coding sequence ATGAAAGCTGTCATTGTCGTTGATATGCAGAAGGACTTCTGCTATCCTGATGGAGCTTTATATGCTGGAGACCATATTAAGGAGATTTTCGAACCCTTAGCGAGCTTTCTTGAAAAAGCGAGAGGTAGCATGTCAATAATCTTCACGCAGGACTGGCACAGAAAGGATGACAAGGAATTCAGAATCTGGCCTGCTCACTGTATCATGAATACAGCTGGGGCTGAGATCATAGACGAGCTTAATCCTTCCGATGAAGACTATTTTGTTAAGAAGAGGAGATATTCTGCATTTTTCGGTACAGATCTGGATCTGATCCTGAGAGAACTTGGGTGTAATGAGATCATTCTGGCTGGGGTGCTCACGAACATCTGTGTGCTGCATACTGCGGGTGATGCAGTATCCAGAGGGTACGATGTTAAGCTGTTAAAGGACTGTACTGTGGCGTTAACAGACTACGACTACGAGTATGCGATTAAGCATATGAGGGATGTGCTGAATGTCAAAATAATTGATTCAACAACGCTAAGCCTTTAA
- a CDS encoding amino acid ABC transporter ATP-binding protein, translated as MKYILEIEKLTKKFGDHEVLKGIDLQVKKGEVVVIIGPSGSGKSTFLRCINRLEEPTSGRILLDGVEITGDNVDINKVRQRIGMVFQQFNLFPHLNAIENVMLAPVKIKKEDKKEVEKRAKRLLEKVGLKDFMHKYPAQLSGGQQQRVAIARALAMNPEIMLFDEVTSALDPELVKEVLDVMKQLATDGMTMIVVTHEMGFAREVGDRVIFMDGGVIVEEGSPEEVFTNPKNPRTKRFLSFIL; from the coding sequence ATGAAGTACATCCTCGAAATCGAGAAGCTCACGAAGAAATTCGGTGACCACGAAGTTCTTAAAGGGATAGATCTTCAGGTAAAGAAAGGAGAAGTGGTTGTGATCATAGGCCCTTCCGGAAGTGGCAAGTCCACTTTTTTGAGGTGCATAAACAGGCTTGAAGAACCAACTTCCGGAAGAATTCTGCTTGACGGTGTTGAGATAACAGGAGATAATGTTGATATCAACAAGGTTAGGCAGAGAATTGGTATGGTCTTCCAGCAGTTCAATCTGTTCCCGCACTTAAATGCAATAGAAAATGTCATGCTTGCCCCTGTTAAAATAAAAAAGGAAGATAAGAAAGAGGTTGAGAAAAGGGCTAAAAGACTGCTTGAGAAGGTGGGTTTGAAGGATTTCATGCACAAGTATCCTGCACAGCTCAGCGGTGGACAGCAGCAGAGGGTTGCGATAGCAAGGGCTTTGGCCATGAATCCTGAAATCATGCTGTTCGATGAAGTAACATCAGCTCTGGATCCCGAGCTTGTCAAGGAAGTTCTGGATGTCATGAAGCAGCTAGCAACAGATGGTATGACGATGATAGTGGTAACGCATGAGATGGGATTCGCGAGGGAGGTCGGTGACAGGGTTATATTCATGGATGGAGGGGTGATCGTGGAGGAAGGATCTCCTGAAGAGGTCTTCACAAATCCAAAGAACCCGAGGACGAAGAGGTTTTTGAGTTTTATACTCTAA
- a CDS encoding TIGR00153 family protein, which produces MFRDIKKFLVGGEKEEEIINLFKEHIEKLSEASETLKLAIESDDASLNYEICELERTGDIIRRDIALGLYEGAFLPGVRGNLYRLAELLDECLDLIEDTSVYFSLLNGLHPAIRDLCLRIAEINCKMVDYLYEAFNSLYQDSDLSDKTIKIRAKEQEIDGLKRQIHEKMFDIEIKSFWEGSILLKFLDSLISISDKIEDSADLIQVLNVSMR; this is translated from the coding sequence ATGTTCAGAGATATAAAAAAGTTCCTTGTTGGTGGGGAGAAGGAAGAAGAGATAATAAACCTCTTTAAAGAACATATAGAAAAGCTCAGTGAGGCTTCTGAGACTCTAAAGCTTGCAATTGAGAGTGATGATGCCTCGCTCAATTACGAGATATGTGAGCTTGAAAGGACCGGTGACATTATCCGAAGGGATATCGCCCTTGGATTATATGAGGGAGCCTTCCTTCCGGGTGTCAGGGGGAATCTGTACAGGCTTGCCGAGCTACTGGATGAATGCCTTGACCTCATCGAGGACACCTCTGTTTATTTTAGCCTTTTGAATGGTTTGCATCCAGCCATCAGGGATCTCTGCTTGAGAATTGCCGAGATAAACTGCAAGATGGTTGATTATCTGTATGAAGCTTTTAACTCGCTCTATCAGGATTCCGACCTCTCTGACAAGACTATAAAGATTAGAGCAAAAGAGCAGGAAATAGATGGTCTAAAGCGTCAGATTCACGAGAAGATGTTTGATATCGAGATAAAGTCGTTCTGGGAGGGAAGCATTCTGCTGAAGTTCCTCGATAGCCTGATATCTATAAGCGACAAGATAGAGGACTCCGCCGATCTCATTCAGGTGCTGAATGTGAGTATGAGGTAG
- a CDS encoding inorganic phosphate transporter, whose amino-acid sequence MAGGSNILELIPFIAGAFIAFSIGSNDTSNSYGISIGCGILSFRRAIYLLFFLVFLGIVLQGQKVMRTVGSELVDLNIHIISISLIISSIAIILSNWKKLPVSSHQAIVSSLVGSGLAFGVSVDFNTLIRIVESWVISPVSAFFASVIVYRIMESVVSKMPPLKVERAVRYLLLLSGSLIAYNTGANELATALGPIVCYGLLTPLQAGIAGTALLWLGAYLLGSRVVETVGKGITSLDPFSGFSAQMGAGISVLLFTSLGMPISTTYCIIGGVTGVGILKSTKTIRSPFLKKIFLSWVITPLTAMILGYSISSLLA is encoded by the coding sequence ATTGCAGGGGGCAGTAATATCCTTGAGCTGATACCGTTTATCGCCGGGGCGTTTATAGCGTTCAGTATTGGATCCAACGATACCTCCAACTCCTATGGTATATCCATAGGCTGCGGTATCCTGAGCTTCAGAAGGGCTATCTATCTGCTATTCTTCCTCGTCTTTCTTGGCATTGTCCTTCAGGGACAGAAAGTTATGAGGACTGTCGGTAGCGAACTGGTTGATCTGAACATACACATCATCAGCATCTCGCTGATAATCTCCAGCATTGCAATAATTCTGTCCAACTGGAAGAAGCTTCCGGTTTCCAGCCATCAGGCCATAGTCAGCAGCCTTGTTGGATCTGGCCTAGCTTTTGGTGTGTCTGTCGATTTCAACACGCTGATCAGGATTGTTGAATCATGGGTAATATCTCCCGTCTCAGCTTTCTTCGCTTCTGTGATCGTATACAGAATCATGGAGTCGGTGGTTTCTAAAATGCCGCCGTTAAAGGTTGAAAGGGCGGTTAGATATCTGCTTCTTCTCAGCGGGAGCCTGATAGCATACAATACCGGAGCCAACGAGCTTGCTACTGCACTCGGCCCGATCGTTTGCTACGGATTGCTGACACCGCTTCAGGCGGGAATTGCTGGAACTGCACTGCTATGGCTCGGAGCCTATCTGCTCGGCAGCAGGGTTGTCGAGACAGTTGGAAAGGGTATAACTTCTTTAGATCCATTTTCCGGATTCTCAGCCCAGATGGGAGCTGGAATCAGCGTTCTTCTGTTTACATCACTTGGAATGCCGATATCCACAACATATTGCATAATCGGTGGTGTGACAGGTGTGGGAATTCTGAAAAGCACGAAGACGATCAGGTCTCCATTCTTAAAAAAGATATTTCTCAGCTGGGTTATCACACCGCTTACCGCAATGATTCTTGGCTACAGCATCTCGTCCCTTCTAGCCTAA
- a CDS encoding winged helix-turn-helix domain-containing protein produces the protein MVVLLYEIKFKVWIEKDGKHVLGRGGAEILSAIKSEGSIMSASKKLGMSYRYVWDYIEKMERNLGEKVVIRDRGGSRGGGTVLTERGEELLELFNKIDSAISEVVDELSKED, from the coding sequence ATGGTGGTTTTGTTGTACGAGATAAAGTTCAAGGTATGGATCGAAAAGGATGGAAAGCATGTCCTTGGTAGAGGTGGAGCAGAAATTCTGTCCGCGATAAAGTCGGAAGGATCGATAATGTCTGCTTCTAAAAAGCTTGGGATGTCGTATCGGTATGTGTGGGACTATATAGAAAAGATGGAAAGAAATCTGGGTGAGAAGGTCGTTATAAGGGATAGAGGAGGCTCCAGAGGAGGAGGGACTGTCCTCACTGAGCGTGGAGAGGAGCTTTTGGAGCTCTTCAATAAGATCGATTCGGCCATATCAGAGGTGGTGGATGAACTGAGCAAAGAAGACTAA
- a CDS encoding acyl-CoA dehydratase activase — protein MYSAGIDIGSLATKVCIVDERKRILAYRIKKTSSKIMESGLSALEECLSETGLRKGDLDVVVATGYGRNLAVSSFADFKITEITCHARGAKELFLDCRTVIDIGGQDSKAISIDENGMVVNFTMNDKCAAGTGRFLEVMANVLGLDINEMGELSLRSEREVNITSTCTVFAESEVISLLSQGENEIDILAGINRAIAKRVASLARHVGVVDDVVMTGGVAKNAGVVKALEEELSHKIHIPDEPQIIGAYGAGVLGLQKAGKRR, from the coding sequence TTGTACTCTGCAGGGATCGATATCGGCTCCCTCGCAACCAAGGTCTGCATAGTCGATGAGAGAAAGAGAATACTTGCATATAGGATAAAAAAGACTTCTTCCAAGATAATGGAAAGCGGATTATCTGCTTTGGAGGAGTGCTTAAGCGAGACAGGGCTGAGAAAAGGCGATCTGGATGTTGTGGTGGCAACCGGGTATGGAAGAAACCTTGCAGTTTCATCTTTTGCAGACTTCAAGATCACCGAGATAACATGCCACGCCAGAGGAGCCAAAGAGCTGTTTCTAGATTGTAGAACGGTGATAGACATAGGTGGCCAGGATTCAAAGGCGATAAGCATTGACGAAAATGGAATGGTTGTGAACTTCACGATGAATGATAAGTGTGCAGCCGGAACCGGCAGGTTTCTGGAAGTCATGGCGAATGTTCTTGGACTGGACATAAACGAGATGGGAGAGCTATCGCTCAGATCTGAAAGAGAGGTGAATATAACAAGCACATGCACAGTTTTTGCTGAATCTGAGGTAATATCCCTGCTCTCACAGGGAGAAAACGAGATAGATATCCTTGCTGGAATAAACAGAGCAATAGCGAAGAGGGTTGCGAGTCTTGCAAGACATGTTGGCGTGGTGGATGATGTTGTCATGACTGGTGGTGTTGCCAAGAATGCTGGCGTTGTTAAAGCTTTGGAAGAAGAGCTATCTCATAAAATCCACATACCGGATGAGCCTCAGATAATCGGAGCTTATGGGGCTGGAGTGCTGGGATTGCAGAAGGCTGGCAAGAGGCGATAG
- a CDS encoding stage II sporulation protein M → MIDNNEKLEKFDGKKYVGIISLVFIIAIFFGYVSSSLQPDQSEKFIESVFESLSFIDFNNPLEVFMIIFLNNSSKAFIAMVAGFFFGIFPVSFVFLNGYIIGVIIYVKGSELGILRVAVSLLPHGILEIPAVIIASAYGLYLGKLFYLRVFRSRSIDMKLAMKEFIKKFITVIIPILLIAALIETFVTPYLIYRFS, encoded by the coding sequence GTGATAGATAACAATGAAAAACTCGAAAAATTCGATGGAAAGAAATATGTTGGGATAATAAGCCTGGTGTTCATAATAGCAATCTTCTTCGGTTATGTATCATCATCTCTTCAGCCCGACCAGTCTGAGAAATTCATTGAGAGTGTTTTCGAGAGCTTAAGCTTCATAGACTTCAACAACCCGCTCGAGGTTTTTATGATAATCTTCCTGAACAACTCGAGCAAAGCATTCATCGCTATGGTTGCTGGCTTTTTCTTCGGAATCTTTCCGGTATCGTTCGTTTTCCTGAATGGGTACATAATTGGGGTCATAATCTATGTGAAAGGCTCCGAACTCGGAATATTAAGGGTTGCGGTCTCCCTTCTCCCTCATGGGATACTCGAGATACCAGCAGTGATCATAGCCTCTGCATACGGGCTGTACCTCGGAAAGCTGTTTTATCTGAGAGTTTTCAGATCACGGAGCATAGACATGAAGCTCGCAATGAAAGAATTCATTAAGAAGTTCATAACAGTCATAATCCCAATTCTGCTCATTGCAGCCCTGATCGAGACCTTTGTGACTCCCTACCTTATCTACAGGTTCTCATAA